The following coding sequences are from one Triticum dicoccoides isolate Atlit2015 ecotype Zavitan chromosome 4A, WEW_v2.0, whole genome shotgun sequence window:
- the LOC119288710 gene encoding small heat shock protein, chloroplastic: MAAANAPFALVSRLSPAARLPIRAWRAARPAPLSTGGRTRPLFVASAAQENRDNSVDVQVSQAQNAGNQQGNAVQRRPRRAGFDISPFGLVDPMSPMRTMRQMLDTMDRLFDDAVGFPTARRSPAAASETPWMPWDIMEDEKEVKMRFDMPGLSREEVRVMVEDDALVIRGEHKKEAGEGQGEGGDGWWKERSVSSYDMCLALPDECDKSQVRAELKNGVLLVFVPKRETERKVIDVQVQ, from the exons ATGGCTGCAGCGAACGCTCCCTTCGCTCTCGTCAGCCGCCTCTCCCCGGCCGCGCGCCTGCCCATCCGTGCCTGGAGAGCCGCGAGGCCGGCGCCGCTCTCGACCGGCGGGAGAACCCGCCCGCTCTTCGTGGCCTCCGCGGCGCAGGAGAATAGGGACAACTCCGTCGACGTCCAAGTCAGCCAGGCCCAGAACGCCGGCAACCAGCAGGGCAATGCAGTCCAGCGCCGCCCTCGTCGCGCTGGATTTGACATCTCCCCGTTCG GGCTAGTGGACCCGATGTCGCCGATGAGGACGATGCGGCAGATGCTGGACACGATGGACCGGCTGTTCGACGACGCCGTGGGGTTCCCCACGGCGCGTCGCTCGCCAGCGGCGGCGAGCGAGACGCCGTGGATGCCGTGGGACATCATGGAGGACGAGAAGGAGGTGAAGATGCGGTTTGACATGCCTGGGCTGTCGCGGGAGGAGGTGAGGGTGATGGTGGAGGACGACGCGCTGGTCATCCGCGGCG AGCACAAGAAGGAGGCCGGCGAAGGGCAGGGCGAAGGCGGCGACGGGTGGTGGAAGGAGCGCAGCGTGAGCTCCTACGACATGTGCCTTGCTCTGCCGGACGAGTGCGacaagagccaggtgcgggccgAGCTCAAGAACGGCGTGCTGCTCGTGTTCGTGCCCAAGAGGGAGACCGAGCGCAAGGTCATCGACGTGCAGGTCCAGTGA